The segment GCCACAGCCGTCTGCGGAGGTCGCTCCGCACCGCCCTGGGGAGGTTCCCCGGCATCGTCGCGGGCGAGCGGTGGCCCCAGGGAGACCACTCGATGTTCGCCATGCAGGGCGTTCCCGCAGCAGCCTTCACATCGGACCGCATGGCGGAGCTGTGGTCTCAGGTCGCCCATACCGAGCGCGACACCGCCGACCTGGTCGATCCGGGCAGGCTCGGAGAGCTGGCCGGGGCCCTGTCCGCAATCACCGGCCTGAGGAGCCTCCATCAGGACCGCGTCTGACGTTCGGTCCCGACCCGGTTGAACCAGCCCGGGGGACTTCGTCTCAGTCGGGGATCCGGGCGCCGTCCTTCGGAGTGGTTCTCGGCAAGCTCGAAGCGCGGGAATCCTGCACCGATCAGGAGACGGCATGCAGATCGGCCCGGAAGCGCGTCCATGAAAGGGACGGCTCCCGGGCCGTTGTTCGCGGGGTGATCGCCCGGGGCGGCTACTCGGGCTTCACCGTCCTGACATCGTTCGGATCGAGTGCGACGCCCTCGAGGTCGGCCGAGGCGTGGATCTGATAGGTCGACTTCTCGTTGCTCGTGATCGAAGCCACCTTGCCGATGGCGCCCAGCACGCCGCCCTTCTCGGCCAGAGCCTGAGTGCTCGAGAGCTTAAGGGAGAACGGCAGCTTGAACTCGATCTCCCTGCGCTCGTCGGCGGCCAGGTCGAAGGGCTGATCGAGGCAGAGCTCGCCGAGCTTGTACTCCTTCGTCGTCCTGTTCTCTCCCGTGCCCGTCGTGTAGTGCTCGGTCATCTTGAAAGTGATGGACTTCACCTTCTGGGCGCTCTTGCCGGTGAGGACGACCTTGCCGGCGAACTCCGAGGCATTCCTGGAGAAAGTCTGGGGAATATCCAGCTCGAGTGAAGCCGTGCCGATTCCGAGGCCCTGCTTGATCTTCCCGAAGAACGACATCATCCCTCCCATCGGTTTGCATGATTCCCATGCATGCCCGGGGAAGATAACCGACGACCGCCGCAAGCCCAACCCGTGGGTTGCATCATGCAATGCAGGCGTTTGTGCCGGGTTCCGGAGGGTGCATATTCGGCAGGGCCGGGCTGGATCCGGCGCATTTCCGGGATGGAGGGATCAGATGCCCTGGGTCTTCTTCGGGATAATGTGTCTCTACGGACTCCTCTCGATCCTGTTCGCCTTCGTCCGGCCGCCCGCCGGCCTCGACCACTTCTTCAAGGTCCCCGCGATCTTCACCTTCCTGCCCGACCACCTCGTGATGCCGGTGGGAAGGATCTTCGTGGGGCTTCTGTGCATAGGGGTCATGATATTCCTCTACATCAAGCTCGCCCCGACGATGTAGACCCCTCATATCCTCGATTTCGCGGACGAAATCGAGGATATGAGAAGGAAGCGCAGCATGGTTCGCGGAGCGAACCTGCGAGAGCGATCCGGCCTGATTCTGGTGGCACGCGCACTCGCGGTTTTCGATGAAAGCCGCTGAAGCGCTACCCGTCGATTTCGCCTTGCGAAATCGAGGAGAAGGCGAGTCCGGATTGACGGTCGACTGGGCCGAGGAGAAGCGCAGGAAGGTCGTCATCGAGGACCAGAGGCGCTTCCTCTGGATGGACGACACTGTCGGGATGCACGCCCGATGGCTCGGGCTGAGGCCCGGCATGTCAGTCCTCGACGTCGGTTGCGGACAGGGATTCATCGGCAGCACCTGGTGGCCCTTCTTCGGTGAAGGAGGGAGCTACACGGGGGTCGACAGCTGCGCCGGGCTTCTCGAGAAGGCGGTAGGGCTGAGCCCCGGATGGGCGCTCGGAGGCTCCGCCCGGTTCGTCAGGGGCGATGCCTGCTCCCTCCCCTTCCCGGACGGATCGTTCGACTGGACGGCATGCCAGACCCTCCTGATGCATGCTGCCGACCCCGGCCGCATCCTCGCCGAGATGGTCCGCGTCACGAGGCCGGGCGGCGTCGTTTCGTGCAACGAGCCGGACAACCTGGCCGGCATGAGGTCACAGGGCGTCTGCTCCGCGTCCGGAACCACCCTGGAGGAGGATCTCCTCACCGCCAGAGTGCTGCATTGCTGGGCCGAGGGCAGGCGGAAGCTGGGTCTCGGGGACTGGTCGATCGGGCCCAAGGTGCCGATGATGATGCAGAAGCTCGGTCTCGCAGGCATCGACATCAGGGCCGACGACAGGGTGCCCTTCGTCCAGCCGCCCTACGGGACGCCGGAGATGGAGTTCGGCCTCGGGAAGATCCGTGAGAGGATCGCGGACATCGAAACCGGCCGGACGGCCGACAGGAACCACGATCCGATGCGGGCGGATTTCAGGGAGTGCTTCTTCGCCGGAGGTGGCACGAGGTACACCTGGCGGAAGTACGTCGAGCTCTGCAGGGTGAGGGACGAGGCGTTCGCGAGTGCAGCCGGCCGTCAGCTGACGGACGGGAGCTTCTTCCAGTGTGCCGCCTGCTGCAGCTTCTTCAGCATCAGGGGCTTCAGGCAGTGACACCGGACCGGAACCGGTGCATGCTAGTTCATGGAGCGGGGGATCCGAAGGAGTAGAGGCATTTCGGGAGGAGGTGCGTGTTGAGGATCGTGGCGACAGTGTTCCTGCTCGCTGCACTGGCCTACGGGGCATTGCCCCAGTTCGCCGCCCCGTTCAAGATCCAGGCGAACGGCAGCGATCTGACGGTTTCGCTCATTTCCGATCCCTTCATGGTCGACTGGGACGGTGACGGGCTCAACGACCTGATAGTCGGGCAGTTCACCGAGGGCAAGATCCGGTTCTATCCCAACTCCGGCACTAACGAGTCGCCGGTCTTCACCGCGTACGCATATCTGCAGGCCGACGGGGTGGACATCACCACGACCTATGGTTGATGCACGGGCTGCACGAATCCACAGGTCGTGGATTGGAACAACGATGGCATCCTGGACATCATCTTCGGCGAGCGCGAAGGCCATATAAACATCTACACCGGCAACGGCGACGGAACCCTCCATTTCGTCGCGCACCTGTTCGACGACGCATCCTCCGAGATCATGACCAACTACAACTCCTCGCCCTACCTCGTGGACTGGGACGAGGACGGCAAGCTCGACCTGCTCCTGACCGGCCACCTCACGGAAACCACGAACGGCGGCATAGTGAGGGTCTACCCCTGCTCGGGCGACGACCCCGATTCCCCCGTGTTCGACGCGGACTACATCGATTACACAGACTTCTACAATCTCTGGCGCACGACCTCGCAGCCCTTCGACCTCGACGGTGACGGCGACAAGGACCTCGTCCTCGGATACGAGATGGGCGACGTGTTCTTCGCCGAGAACACCGGCACGGACGAAGCCCCGCAGTTCACGGGCTATGTCCCCCTCCAGTGCGCTTCGGGTGCGATGAACGTCTACACAACCTTCCCCGGAGGCGGGAGAGCGCGCGAGAATGTGTTCGACTACAACTCCGACGGGGTTCCCGACATCCTGTCGGGTTGCAGCAACGGCTGGATCTACGTGTTCCTGGGCAGTCTCACAGGGATCGGCGGGGACGAACCCGAAGCCGGCCTCTCGATCGGCATTCTGGAAACGCCTTCGGCGGGGGTATTCCCCTACGAGCTGACCTCGCCCGGAGGAAGCGATGCGGATATCAGGGTGCTCGATCTCAGCGGACGCACCGTGATCCTCCTGGAGGGCGCCGCTGCCGGCCAGGGCACCCTCGATCTCTCGGGCTGCCCGTCGGGTGCCTACCTGGTCACCGCGGAAACTGACGGCGGGATCGCGACCGCGAGGCTCGTGAAGCTCTAGCAGGCTCAGATCTCTCTTCTCGAGGGGGCCGGTCTCCGGCCCCCTTCTCGCTCATTTCCGAGTCATCGGAAATGAGCAGGTCCGGCAGCGGCCTGCCACCAGGCGATCAACCGGCATGGCAAGCCGCGAGAGGACCGGAGCGTACTTACTGCGGGCTCTTCCGAGAGCCGGCAGTGTGCGCACGCAATGGCTGGAGTCATGGTCTCTCGCATGTTTGCTCTGCAAACATGCTGGCGACGCCTTCATTTCCGCTCAGCGGAAATGAAGGGTTTGACAACTCGACAGTAAGCTGTCATGTTACTGTCATGAAAGACGGAACAGGTTCGGAAAGATTCTCTATAGCAGAGCTTGCAGCGCTTGCAGGAGTCAGCAGGCGCACTGTCAGGTTCTATGTCCAGACCAGGCTGATACCCCCTCCCCATGGCGCCGGCAGGGGCAGCTACTATACCCGCAACCATCTCGAGGCCATCCTCCACGAAAGAGCCAGACAGGCCGGCCCTGCCCATCCCCGGGTACCGGCCGGCCCCGTGTCCGCCGGAGGGGCTTTCCACTCCGAAACCGTGACGATCATCCGGCTTGCCGGGGGGTACTCCCTGCTCGTCGGAAACGGTCAGGCCGCACCTTCCTCGAGCGTACTGGAAAGGCTTTCCGAAACATTGAACGATCCCGGTGGCTCGGCCTCCGGTAAAAGGAGAGAGGGCGGCGATGAAGAAGAAGGATAGAGCGGCACCCGAGGGCCGGGACTGCGGGATGGTGACTTCCGGGGGAGTGGCCGTGCCCCTGAAGGGTGTGGCCATGGACGTCAGGGTCCGTGGCGCTGCGGTGCTCACCACGGTTTCCCAGCGGTTCCGGAACGACGAGGAATCGCCCATAGAAGCTCTCTACAGCTTCCCCCTGGAGGAGAACAGCTCGGTATGCGGCTTCGAGGTCGAGATCGGGAGCCGCAGGATCAGGGGCAGGGTGGAGGAGCGCGAGAAGGCCTTCGAGAAGTACGACGAGGCTATGCAGAAGGGCGATTCGGCCTTCCTCCTCGACCAGAACAGGCCCGACATCTTCTCCGTGTCGGTCGGCCGGCTCCTCCCCGGCGAGGAGGCCGTGGTCCGCATCAGCCACGCGGGGCGGACGGAGAGGTTCGACAGAGGCCTCCGCCTCCGTGTCCCCACGACGATCTCTCCCCGCTACATCCCTCCCGAGAAGGCCGTGGAGATGGACCCGGCGGAGCTGGACGCCATACTGCCCCCTGCCGTGATCGGGGGCGTGCCCTACGGTCTCTCGATGTCGGTGGACATAGAGGCCGGGTCCGCCATAAGCACGATCTCGTGCCCTTCGTATCCCATCACCGTCTCGATTCACGGCAGGAATGCCCAGGTGGGCCTGGCCGTGCGCGAACCGCAGCTCGATCAGGACTTCGTGCTCGACATCGAGCTCGCCGAACCGGGCAGGGCGGGCGTGACGGCATGCCGCGACGGCTCGTCCGTCGCGATGATGCTCAGGTTCAGGCCCGTCCTCGCGGAATCCGCGAAGGAGCCCAGGGATGTCGTGTTCATCGTCGACAGGTCCGGCTCGATGGCCGGCGAGAGCTTCGAGGAGGCCAGGGCCGCCCTGCTGCTCTGCCTCAAGTCGCTCGAGGAGGGTGACAGGTTCAACGTGGTCGGCTTCGGCTCCACCATGGACATGATGTTCACAGCACCCGTCGCCTATGACCAGAAGAATCTCGATGTCACGACGGCGATAGCCGGGAAATGGATTGCCAACCTCGGCGGAACCGAGATCCTCGCACCGATGAAGGCCGTGCTCGAGAAGGCCGGGAGGGGCAGGAAACTCAATGTGCTGCTGCTGACCGACGGCGAGGTGGGCAACGAGCGGGAAGTCATCGAACTGGCCGGGAAACACAGGAAGAACGCCCGCATCTTCTCGTTCGGCATCGGGCGCGGGGCCAGCGGAACGCTCGTGAGGGGAGTCGCGAAGGCATCCGGCGGAATGGCCGAGTTCATCTTCCCCGGGGAGCGGATAGAGCCCAAGGTGATGCGCCAGATGGCCAGACTCTCGGCCCCGTATGCCTCCGATACGAAGCTCGACTGGGGCGGGCTCTCGCCGTCCGTCGCGGTTCCCGCGGAACTGCCCGCGTTCTGCACGGGCGACGAGATAGACATCCTTTGCAGGGTGCCGGCCGTGAAGGACGCCCTGGTGCGGATCATGGCAGCCGATGGTTCGGTGATCGCGGAATGCACGGTCGATGGTTCTATGCCTGTCTCGGATGATCGCACGATCACGCTGCTGCTGGCGCGAGACCTGATCGCGTCCATCGAACAGGGGGCGGCTTCCGGGGGATCTGAGCAGTCGGCGAGGAGACGGAAGGGCGACGAGGCCCGGATCCTCTCCACAGCTCTCGAATATGGCCTGGTCTCCTCGCAGACCAGCTACGTGGCCGTCGAGGAGCGGGAGGGCGACGATAAGGACGGCACGGTGAACCTAAGGCGCGTCCCGGTGGCTCTCACCAGAGGCTATGGCGGGATCCAGGCCTGTCTCCCGTGCGGGGCGCCCCAGGTTGCTGTTTCGATGGCATTCGCTCCCTTCAGGGGGATGAAGAAGGCCGGCCGTTCCCTCATCGGCTCCCTCTCGAAACCTTCAGCGGTGGAAGTCGATTCGGAAGAATATCACTTCGCCGGTGAAGGTGCGTCAGGATCAGGGCCGGCGGCAGCGGACCGCTTCATGCAGCTCGTCGGCCTGCAGCTCGCGAACGGATCCTGGAGGCTCGGGAAGGAACTCTCGGCACTGGTGGAGGTCGAGGGCTTCGATGCCCTGAAGGCTGAGGTCCCGGAACGACTGAGGAAGGACGAAGTCCTGGCGACGCTGGTCGCGCTGTTCCTTCTCCGCAGGGATTTTGCCGACAGATCCGACGAATGGGCCCTGATCGCGGAGAAGGCTCTGAAGTGGCTGGCGGGCCATGGTGTTCCCAGGCCGCCGGATCCTTCGTCCGGCACCGAGCTGGCCGGCTGGCTGAAATCCCTCTAGCTCGCAGAAGGGGCCGGGCGGAATCGCATCGCCCGGCCCCGCCCCCGACTCTGCCTCCGGGTTCTGGACTCCGGAGCGGTCCGGGGTCAGTCCAGGAGGACGAAGCGGGCTGGTGCGGCTCCCGCGCCGGGGCACACCACCGAGTAGACCCCTCCCGGGAGCGTCCCGAGATCCAGCACGAGCTCACCTGGCCCGACCGATCCCGTCTCCGCAACGATCCTGCCCGCCAGGTCGACCACCGAGAGGACCGCACCAGGCTGCAGGCCCTCCGGAACGAGGACTCTGAGCGATCCACCCGTGCACGGATTGGGCGACACGATGATGTCCACGTCGATGGGCGCTCCCCCGCCCTCCACCGACGACGGGCCCAGAGGTTCGGCCAGGGTGGCGAGAAGGGCCACGGCCGCACGTGCGACATCCGTTCCGTACGGGAAGCTTGGCATGTAATTGAGCAGGAGGTCCTCCGGCTCGTGATAATAGGGGTTGTAGCCGCCCCAGATCTCGTCCGCGCTGCCTTCGGCCAGCTCGATGGCATCGTAGCCGTACTTCCAGAACGAGGCATGGTCGCTCGGCGCACCCGGATCGTACACGATCCTGGGGAAGATCGAGGGGGCGTACTCCGCGAAGGCTTCGCCCGCCGCGAGCGCCAGATCCTCGGATGCGGCGTCGTATGGGATGAAGACCGAGTCGGGGTCGTTCGGAGCCCAGAGGATCATGTCGAGGTTGATGGCCCCGCGTATGTCCTCGCCCGCTTCGTAGGCCTGCTGGACGTAGTACTCGCTCCCGACCATCCAGAACTCCTCGGCCGTGAAGAGCACGAATCGCACCGTGTTCCTGAACTGGTACTGCGCCATCACCCTGGCCGCTTCCATCACCGTGGCGCTGCCGCTGCCGTCGTCGTCGGCCCCGGGGGCCGTCGAAGGCTCGTCGCAGTACGAGTCGAGATGGGCGCAGATGATGTAGATGCGCTCGGGGAACTCGACGCCCGGTATCTCGGCTTCGACGTTGCAGATCGGCAGGCCGCCGTAGTCGAAGTACTGCTGCTCGCAGGGGATCCAGTGCGTCGACATCCAGGTGTCTGCCCAGTCGGCACAGGCATCGTACTCCGGAGAAGTCGCGTACCGCGTGCCGTAGCTCTGCATGTGGGAGATGAACGCCTGCAGGCTGTCGCCGTCCACGGCGGCCGCTATGTCCGCCACCAGGGCCGTGTCGACCATCGTGGGTTCAGGTGGCGCAGGTTCCATGCGAGCCTCCGCAGGGCGCAGAGGCCTCAGGATGCCGACTCCGGGAACCGTCACCAGGCCGCGATCCGGGGAGGCGAGCCGTATCAGGATGAACCTCTCGGTCTCGAGCACGACTTCACCCGGAAGAGAAGGCATCGCGGACCCGCACATGGCTCTGTACAGGATCCTGTACGAGTCGGGATCGACAGGAGCCTCATCGATCGCTGTCCAGGACACGCCTGAAGGTTCCAGGTCGCCCGCCAGGGCGAGGAAGCAGTCAGCCTCCGTGTGCAGTATGGTCATTCCTTCGATCCAGGAGGTCGCGGCGGTGTCACGGATGTCGCACTCCACGTACACGAGGTCGCCTGCGCCCGTCGAGGCCGCGACAAGCATCACGAGACAGACAGTTGAAACCATGATCCCTCCCGGTTCGTGACAACTCGAAGATACATGTCGATCCGATGCCGGGCTACCTTCGGAACAGCCCGGCCCCGACAGGCGGTCCGTGTGATCCAGTTCATCGTCGATCTTGTGATCCGTCCGGGATCGTCGGCGGACTCGCCGGATCCCCGCAGTACAAGGTGCGCCGCCCGGGCTCGAGGCGGGCAGTCTGACGGACTTCGAACATGCTCTTGCATACGGAACCAGATTGAAGGAAAATCAGGGTCTACGGCATCATCGACCACCGGCGAAAGGGGACGAGATGCGCAGGAAGAGTGGAACCGTGTCTGCAGCGCTGTCGAAGAAGCTGGACAATCTCACTTCCATCCATCATGGATGCCCTCCAGGCTTGCTCGAGAAGATCCGTGAAGCCGAGGCGGTCGAATCGGAAGCCGCGGAGGCGGAGGCCATTCCTGCAGGCCGGGATGTCCTGGCGGTCGCGAAAACGATCAGACCGGGGATGGCAGCCATGCGCAGAGACTTCATCGAGAACAGGAAGAGCATCATCCGGGGCAGGCGGCTGCTCCAGCCCGTTCCCATGGGCGGACCATGGAGCGGTTCC is part of the Candidatus Fermentibacter sp. genome and harbors:
- a CDS encoding sporulation protein → MSFFGKIKQGLGIGTASLELDIPQTFSRNASEFAGKVVLTGKSAQKVKSITFKMTEHYTTGTGENRTTKEYKLGELCLDQPFDLAADERREIEFKLPFSLKLSSTQALAEKGGVLGAIGKVASITSNEKSTYQIHASADLEGVALDPNDVRTVKPE
- a CDS encoding methyltransferase domain-containing protein, which produces MTVDWAEEKRRKVVIEDQRRFLWMDDTVGMHARWLGLRPGMSVLDVGCGQGFIGSTWWPFFGEGGSYTGVDSCAGLLEKAVGLSPGWALGGSARFVRGDACSLPFPDGSFDWTACQTLLMHAADPGRILAEMVRVTRPGGVVSCNEPDNLAGMRSQGVCSASGTTLEEDLLTARVLHCWAEGRRKLGLGDWSIGPKVPMMMQKLGLAGIDIRADDRVPFVQPPYGTPEMEFGLGKIRERIADIETGRTADRNHDPMRADFRECFFAGGGTRYTWRKYVELCRVRDEAFASAAGRQLTDGSFFQCAACCSFFSIRGFRQ
- a CDS encoding T9SS type A sorting domain-containing protein, with protein sequence MDWNNDGILDIIFGEREGHINIYTGNGDGTLHFVAHLFDDASSEIMTNYNSSPYLVDWDEDGKLDLLLTGHLTETTNGGIVRVYPCSGDDPDSPVFDADYIDYTDFYNLWRTTSQPFDLDGDGDKDLVLGYEMGDVFFAENTGTDEAPQFTGYVPLQCASGAMNVYTTFPGGGRARENVFDYNSDGVPDILSGCSNGWIYVFLGSLTGIGGDEPEAGLSIGILETPSAGVFPYELTSPGGSDADIRVLDLSGRTVILLEGAAAGQGTLDLSGCPSGAYLVTAETDGGIATARLVKL
- a CDS encoding MerR family transcriptional regulator, which encodes MKDGTGSERFSIAELAALAGVSRRTVRFYVQTRLIPPPHGAGRGSYYTRNHLEAILHERARQAGPAHPRVPAGPVSAGGAFHSETVTIIRLAGGYSLLVGNGQAAPSSSVLERLSETLNDPGGSASGKRREGGDEEEG
- a CDS encoding VIT domain-containing protein; this translates as MKKKDRAAPEGRDCGMVTSGGVAVPLKGVAMDVRVRGAAVLTTVSQRFRNDEESPIEALYSFPLEENSSVCGFEVEIGSRRIRGRVEEREKAFEKYDEAMQKGDSAFLLDQNRPDIFSVSVGRLLPGEEAVVRISHAGRTERFDRGLRLRVPTTISPRYIPPEKAVEMDPAELDAILPPAVIGGVPYGLSMSVDIEAGSAISTISCPSYPITVSIHGRNAQVGLAVREPQLDQDFVLDIELAEPGRAGVTACRDGSSVAMMLRFRPVLAESAKEPRDVVFIVDRSGSMAGESFEEARAALLLCLKSLEEGDRFNVVGFGSTMDMMFTAPVAYDQKNLDVTTAIAGKWIANLGGTEILAPMKAVLEKAGRGRKLNVLLLTDGEVGNEREVIELAGKHRKNARIFSFGIGRGASGTLVRGVAKASGGMAEFIFPGERIEPKVMRQMARLSAPYASDTKLDWGGLSPSVAVPAELPAFCTGDEIDILCRVPAVKDALVRIMAADGSVIAECTVDGSMPVSDDRTITLLLARDLIASIEQGAASGGSEQSARRRKGDEARILSTALEYGLVSSQTSYVAVEEREGDDKDGTVNLRRVPVALTRGYGGIQACLPCGAPQVAVSMAFAPFRGMKKAGRSLIGSLSKPSAVEVDSEEYHFAGEGASGSGPAAADRFMQLVGLQLANGSWRLGKELSALVEVEGFDALKAEVPERLRKDEVLATLVALFLLRRDFADRSDEWALIAEKALKWLAGHGVPRPPDPSSGTELAGWLKSL
- a CDS encoding M20/M25/M40 family metallo-hydrolase; this encodes MVSTVCLVMLVAASTGAGDLVYVECDIRDTAATSWIEGMTILHTEADCFLALAGDLEPSGVSWTAIDEAPVDPDSYRILYRAMCGSAMPSLPGEVVLETERFILIRLASPDRGLVTVPGVGILRPLRPAEARMEPAPPEPTMVDTALVADIAAAVDGDSLQAFISHMQSYGTRYATSPEYDACADWADTWMSTHWIPCEQQYFDYGGLPICNVEAEIPGVEFPERIYIICAHLDSYCDEPSTAPGADDDGSGSATVMEAARVMAQYQFRNTVRFVLFTAEEFWMVGSEYYVQQAYEAGEDIRGAINLDMILWAPNDPDSVFIPYDAASEDLALAAGEAFAEYAPSIFPRIVYDPGAPSDHASFWKYGYDAIELAEGSADEIWGGYNPYYHEPEDLLLNYMPSFPYGTDVARAAVALLATLAEPLGPSSVEGGGAPIDVDIIVSPNPCTGGSLRVLVPEGLQPGAVLSVVDLAGRIVAETGSVGPGELVLDLGTLPGGVYSVVCPGAGAAPARFVLLD